A window from Caulobacter sp. X encodes these proteins:
- the dnaG gene encoding DNA primase, translating to MRFDDRFLEELKSRLRPSDVVGKTVKLRRQGREYAGLSPFTKEKSPSFFVNDEKGFYHCFSSGKHGDIISFLQETERLTFAEAVERLAAEAGMSLPEVDPRAAREEQKRSSLGDWMELAAAWFESELRRPVGQAARAYLERRGLPEKEWSRFRIGFAPNNRTGLKDYLIAKGAKPGDLVDAGVLISPEDGGQPYDRFRDRIIFPITDSRGKVVSFGGRAMDPAARAKYLNGPETSLFHKGRVLYGLFEARKILHAGQSAGEKPPMVVVEGYMDVIACQRAGVPAVAAMGTALTEEQMEGLWRLHPTPTLCFDGDKAGRRAADRAIDRALPLLKPGRSFLFSMPVGGKDPDDVLREQGPAALKAQLADTKPFVEALFERERDLEPFDTPEQRTNLKVRLRTLAATIADKDLAHAYKEELLDRLDEMRAARRQAQTPSEAGRTMARARWDNTPRRGGKGRLEGSTAEGRQAAAALQQAPRPFSAALLIAAIRDPKVVDDRIEVLMNQGFGDQRLDAIAQELVNLRMDADHVEANMVRGRLASAGYDDQTLAALERSAAHVKALDAAQSAAQSPEDAIRGLWSQAFDLLLRLTALERAVDDAKADLVDDSDFQTLLRLKTERDAVKRLIDSGGWTDPSLVAQVLH from the coding sequence ATGCGTTTCGACGACCGCTTCCTCGAAGAACTGAAGTCCCGCCTTCGCCCGTCCGACGTTGTCGGCAAGACGGTGAAGCTGCGGCGGCAGGGGCGCGAGTATGCGGGGCTGTCGCCGTTCACCAAGGAGAAGAGCCCGTCGTTCTTCGTCAACGACGAGAAGGGCTTCTATCACTGCTTCTCCAGCGGCAAGCACGGCGACATCATCAGCTTCCTGCAGGAGACCGAGCGGCTGACCTTCGCCGAGGCGGTCGAGCGCCTGGCGGCCGAGGCGGGCATGAGCCTGCCCGAGGTCGACCCCCGCGCCGCGCGCGAGGAGCAGAAGCGCTCGTCCCTCGGCGACTGGATGGAGCTGGCCGCCGCTTGGTTCGAGAGCGAGCTGCGCCGTCCGGTCGGCCAGGCCGCCCGCGCCTATCTGGAAAGGCGCGGCCTGCCCGAGAAGGAGTGGAGTCGCTTCCGCATCGGCTTCGCGCCCAACAACCGCACGGGCCTCAAGGACTATCTGATCGCCAAGGGCGCCAAGCCGGGCGACCTGGTCGACGCCGGCGTGCTGATCTCGCCGGAAGACGGCGGCCAGCCCTATGACCGCTTCCGCGACCGGATCATCTTTCCGATCACCGACAGTCGGGGGAAGGTCGTCTCGTTCGGCGGCCGGGCGATGGATCCCGCCGCCCGCGCCAAGTACCTGAACGGCCCTGAGACCAGCCTCTTCCACAAGGGGCGGGTGCTGTACGGCCTGTTCGAGGCCCGCAAGATCCTGCACGCCGGCCAGAGCGCGGGCGAGAAGCCGCCGATGGTCGTTGTCGAGGGCTATATGGACGTCATCGCCTGCCAGCGCGCCGGCGTCCCGGCCGTGGCGGCCATGGGCACGGCCCTGACCGAGGAGCAGATGGAGGGCCTCTGGCGCCTGCATCCGACCCCGACCCTCTGCTTCGACGGCGACAAGGCCGGCCGCCGCGCCGCCGACCGCGCCATCGACCGCGCCTTGCCGCTGCTCAAGCCCGGCCGCTCGTTCCTGTTCTCCATGCCCGTCGGCGGCAAGGACCCGGACGACGTGCTGCGCGAGCAGGGGCCGGCGGCGCTGAAGGCTCAGCTCGCCGACACCAAGCCCTTTGTCGAGGCCCTGTTCGAGCGCGAGCGCGACCTCGAGCCGTTCGACACGCCCGAGCAGCGCACGAACCTGAAGGTCCGGCTGCGCACCCTGGCGGCGACCATCGCCGACAAGGACCTGGCCCACGCCTATAAGGAAGAGCTGCTCGACCGTCTGGACGAGATGCGCGCCGCGCGCCGCCAGGCCCAGACGCCTAGCGAGGCGGGCCGCACCATGGCCCGAGCCCGCTGGGACAACACGCCCCGGCGCGGCGGCAAGGGCCGGCTGGAGGGCTCCACCGCCGAGGGCCGCCAGGCCGCCGCCGCCCTGCAGCAGGCCCCGCGTCCGTTCTCCGCCGCCCTGCTGATCGCCGCCATCCGCGATCCCAAGGTGGTCGACGACCGGATCGAGGTGCTGATGAACCAGGGCTTCGGCGACCAGCGGCTGGACGCCATCGCCCAGGAGCTGGTGAACCTGCGCATGGACGCCGACCACGTCGAGGCGAACATGGTGCGCGGGCGCCTGGCCTCGGCCGGCTATGACGACCAGACCCTGGCGGCGCTGGAGCGCTCGGCCGCCCACGTCAAGGCGCTGGACGCCGCCCAGAGCGCCGCCCAGAGCCCGGAGGACGCGATCCGCGGACTGTGGTCGCAGGCCTTCGACCTCCTGCTGCGGCTGACGGCGCTGGAGCGGGCGGTGGACGACGCCAAGGCCGATCTCGTCGACGACAGCGACTTCCAGACCCTGCTGCGGCTGAAGACCGAGCGCGACGCGGTCAAGCGGCTGATCGACAGCGGCGGCTGGACCGACCCCAGCCTGGTGGCGCAAGTCCTCCACTAG
- a CDS encoding BON domain-containing protein has protein sequence MPQRWNDREGRFDVEPDFDQDRGYGYDASRRRDPAYDNSYRSESGYRTDDGYRTDKRRGGSQFLRAAQQGGDVGYGRMNSGADYGAGASGYRQPGDWGRVGGHDFGGATGDYGSSGYSSRTADYGDERYFEHRDPRRERDGAYGDYNPYRSLSPRDRARPQEEERTWFDRARDEVSSWMGDRDASQRRQADGEHRGRGPKGYRRSDERIREDVSDRLTDDAWLDAQGIEVMVQDSEVTLTGSVRSREDKKRAEAIAETVSGVDHVQNNLRVDRGTGTTSTATTVPTSSDPLG, from the coding sequence ATGCCGCAACGGTGGAACGATCGCGAGGGCCGCTTCGACGTCGAGCCCGACTTCGACCAGGACCGGGGCTATGGTTATGACGCCAGCCGCCGCCGGGACCCGGCCTATGACAACAGTTATCGCAGCGAGAGCGGATACCGCACCGATGACGGCTATCGCACCGACAAGCGCCGGGGCGGCAGCCAGTTCCTGCGCGCGGCCCAGCAAGGCGGCGACGTCGGCTATGGCCGAATGAACTCCGGCGCGGACTATGGCGCTGGCGCAAGCGGCTATCGCCAGCCGGGCGACTGGGGCCGGGTCGGCGGCCACGACTTCGGCGGCGCCACCGGCGACTACGGCTCCAGCGGCTATTCCAGCCGCACCGCCGACTATGGCGACGAGCGCTATTTCGAACACCGCGACCCGCGCCGCGAGCGCGACGGCGCCTATGGCGACTACAACCCCTACCGCTCGCTCAGCCCGCGCGACCGCGCGCGTCCGCAAGAGGAAGAGCGCACCTGGTTCGATCGGGCCCGCGACGAAGTCTCCTCATGGATGGGCGATCGCGACGCATCGCAGCGTCGCCAGGCGGACGGCGAGCATCGCGGGCGTGGGCCCAAGGGCTACCGCCGCTCGGACGAGCGCATCCGCGAGGATGTCAGCGACCGCCTCACCGACGACGCCTGGCTGGACGCGCAAGGGATCGAGGTGATGGTGCAGGATTCCGAAGTGACCCTGACGGGCTCGGTCCGTTCGCGCGAGGACAAGAAGCGCGCCGAGGCCATCGCCGAGACGGTGTCGGGCGTCGACCACGTGCAGAACAACCTGCGCGTCGATCGGGGGACGGGGACGACCTCGACCGCTACGACCGTGCCGACCTCGTCGGATCCGCTGGGGTAA
- a CDS encoding M61 family metallopeptidase, with the protein MGCFVKALFFSVSVLSLAATAALAQVPSPIGSQPWPESAAPTAPIPAPQDIPYVGALKLAVDATDLDRKIWNVTTTIPVSKAGDFVFLYPQWVPGGHSPRNDLDKLAGLVVTANGKRIPWVRDVVSVHAFHVNVPEGVSEIQVSYQFLTAVEAKVGRTEVTPEMLNLQWLQVTLYPAGYYTRKIPIEASVKLPEGWKLATALETAKTEGQVTTFKTTTVETLVDSPIFAGKYFKSIDLDPTGPAPVRLNLVADSPELLEAKPEQIQIHKDLVQQAYKLYGAHHYDHYDFLVALSDKIGGIGLEHHRSSENRVTPKYFTEWDKSFVGRDLLSHEYTHSWNGKFRRAADLWTPNLNVPMRDSMMWVYEGQTQYWGNVLAARSGLMTKQQVMDSFAATAATYDNRRGRDWRPVQDTTNDPIIANRKPLSWLSWQRSEDYYSEGLLVWLDADTLIREKTGGKKSLDDFAKAFFGVDNGSYVPRTYTFEDVVSTLNGVYAYDWATFLKARIQEVQEKGPLDGLERGGYKLVYTATPTEFTKTAESRAKSTGLSYSLGLSVGSDGVISDVQWGGPAFKAGLTQGVTVVAVNGEAFDGDKLKAAVTAAMKPENPLVELLIKDGSRYKSVKIDYRGGLRYPRLEKIAGAPTRLDDILTPRK; encoded by the coding sequence TTGGGGTGTTTCGTGAAAGCGCTGTTCTTCTCCGTCTCCGTCCTGTCCCTAGCCGCGACCGCCGCGCTGGCGCAGGTTCCTAGCCCCATCGGCTCGCAGCCCTGGCCGGAGTCGGCCGCGCCGACCGCGCCGATCCCCGCGCCGCAAGACATCCCCTACGTGGGCGCGCTGAAGCTGGCCGTCGACGCCACCGACCTCGATCGCAAGATCTGGAACGTCACCACGACCATCCCGGTCAGCAAGGCCGGCGACTTCGTGTTCCTGTATCCGCAGTGGGTCCCGGGCGGCCACTCGCCGCGCAACGATCTCGACAAGCTGGCGGGCCTGGTGGTCACCGCCAACGGCAAGCGCATCCCGTGGGTCCGCGACGTCGTCAGCGTCCACGCCTTCCACGTCAACGTGCCAGAGGGGGTCAGCGAGATCCAGGTCAGCTACCAGTTCCTGACCGCCGTCGAGGCCAAGGTCGGCCGCACCGAGGTCACCCCCGAAATGCTGAACCTGCAGTGGCTGCAGGTCACCCTGTATCCGGCCGGCTACTACACCCGGAAGATCCCGATCGAGGCCAGCGTCAAGCTGCCGGAAGGCTGGAAGCTGGCCACGGCGCTGGAGACCGCCAAGACCGAAGGCCAAGTCACGACCTTCAAGACGACCACGGTCGAGACCCTGGTCGACAGCCCGATCTTCGCCGGCAAGTACTTCAAGTCGATCGACCTTGATCCCACCGGCCCCGCGCCCGTGCGCCTGAACCTGGTCGCCGACAGCCCGGAACTGCTGGAGGCCAAGCCCGAGCAGATCCAGATCCACAAGGACCTCGTGCAGCAGGCCTACAAGCTGTACGGCGCGCACCACTACGATCACTACGACTTCCTGGTCGCCCTGTCGGACAAGATCGGCGGCATCGGCCTGGAGCACCACCGCTCCTCCGAAAACCGCGTCACGCCGAAGTACTTCACGGAGTGGGACAAGAGCTTCGTCGGCCGCGACCTCTTGAGCCACGAATACACCCACTCGTGGAACGGCAAGTTCCGACGCGCCGCCGACCTGTGGACCCCGAACCTGAACGTGCCGATGCGCGACAGCATGATGTGGGTCTACGAGGGCCAGACCCAGTACTGGGGCAACGTCCTGGCCGCCCGCTCGGGCCTGATGACCAAGCAGCAGGTCATGGACTCGTTCGCCGCCACGGCCGCCACCTATGACAACCGTCGCGGCCGCGACTGGCGTCCGGTGCAGGACACCACCAACGACCCGATCATTGCCAACCGCAAGCCGCTGTCGTGGCTGTCGTGGCAGCGCAGCGAGGACTACTATTCCGAAGGCCTGCTGGTCTGGCTCGACGCCGACACCCTGATCCGCGAGAAGACCGGCGGCAAGAAGTCGCTGGACGACTTCGCCAAGGCCTTCTTCGGCGTCGACAACGGCTCCTACGTGCCGCGCACCTATACGTTCGAAGACGTGGTCAGCACGCTGAACGGCGTCTACGCCTATGATTGGGCGACCTTCCTCAAGGCCCGCATCCAGGAGGTCCAGGAGAAGGGCCCGTTGGATGGCCTGGAGCGCGGCGGCTACAAGCTGGTTTACACGGCCACGCCGACCGAGTTCACGAAGACGGCCGAGAGCCGCGCCAAGAGCACGGGCCTCAGCTATTCGCTGGGCCTGTCGGTCGGCTCGGACGGCGTGATCAGCGACGTCCAGTGGGGCGGCCCGGCGTTCAAGGCCGGCCTGACCCAGGGCGTGACGGTCGTGGCCGTCAACGGCGAGGCCTTCGACGGCGACAAGCTGAAGGCCGCGGTCACCGCCGCCATGAAGCCCGAGAACCCGCTGGTCGAGCTGCTGATCAAGGACGGCTCGCGCTACAAGAGCGTCAAGATCGACTACCGCGGCGGTCTGCGCTATCCGCGCCTGGAGAAGATCGCCGGCGCGCCCACGCGCCTCGACGACATCCTGACGCCGCGCAAATAG
- a CDS encoding glycoside hydrolase family 3 N-terminal domain-containing protein: protein MTTAITRRLFGASLAALSAAALPALANAADKAPKTSGGKPLYKDPTQPIDARVQDLLGRMTLEEKAAQLIGVWLTKSKIQTPDGEFSAEEASKNFPNGLGQISRPSDRKGAKPVTVIGAAAGADDGAVNRNAKETARYTNAAQKWAVEKTRLGIPLLMHDEALHGYVARDATSFPQAIALASTFDTELTEKIFAVAAREMRARGSNLALAPVVDVARDPRWGRIEETYGEDPHVCAEIGLAAIRGFQGATLPLAKDKVFVTLKHMTGHGQPENGTNVGPAQIAERTLRENFFPPFERAVKELPVRAVMPSYNEIDGVPSHANRWLLTKVLREEWGYKGSVQSDYFAIKEMISRHKLTNDLGETAVRALHAGVDVELPDGEAYALIPELVKAGRIPQFEVDAAVARVLTMKFEGGLFENPYCDEKTADAKTAAPDAIALAREAARKAVVLLKNDKGVLPLDGKKIKRLALLGTHAKDTPIGGYSDVPRHVVSIHEGLAAEAKAQGFALDYAEAVRITEQRIWAQDQVNFTDPAVNAKLIAEAVEVAKKADVVVMVLGDNEQTSREAWADNHLGDRESLDLVGQQNDLAKAIFDLGKPTVVFLLNGRPLSINLLAERADAIIEGWYLGQETGAAAADVLFGRANPGGKLPVSIARNVGQLPIYYNRKPTARRGYLGGDVTPLYPFGFGLSYTTFDISAPRLAKARIGQGESVKVEVDVTNTGKVAGDEVVQLYIHDEEASVTRPVLELKHFKRVTLAPGAKTTVTFEIKPSDLWFWNLDMQRVVEPGDFSILVGPNSVDLKKATLTVA, encoded by the coding sequence ATGACCACCGCCATCACCCGCCGCCTGTTCGGCGCGAGCCTCGCCGCCCTCTCGGCCGCCGCCCTGCCCGCGCTCGCCAACGCCGCCGACAAGGCGCCGAAGACGTCCGGCGGCAAGCCGCTCTACAAGGACCCCACCCAGCCGATCGACGCCCGCGTGCAGGACCTCCTGGGCCGCATGACGCTGGAGGAAAAGGCCGCCCAGCTGATCGGCGTCTGGCTGACCAAGTCCAAGATCCAGACCCCGGACGGTGAATTCTCGGCCGAGGAAGCCAGTAAGAACTTCCCCAATGGCCTGGGCCAGATCTCGCGTCCTTCCGACCGCAAGGGCGCGAAGCCCGTGACGGTGATCGGCGCCGCGGCCGGCGCCGACGACGGCGCGGTCAACCGCAACGCCAAGGAGACCGCCCGCTACACCAACGCCGCCCAGAAGTGGGCGGTCGAGAAGACCCGCCTGGGCATCCCGCTGCTGATGCACGACGAGGCTCTGCACGGCTATGTCGCCCGCGACGCGACCAGCTTTCCGCAGGCCATCGCTCTGGCCTCGACCTTCGACACCGAGCTGACCGAGAAGATCTTCGCCGTCGCCGCCCGCGAGATGCGCGCGCGGGGCTCGAACCTGGCGCTCGCCCCGGTCGTCGACGTGGCCCGCGACCCGCGCTGGGGCCGCATCGAGGAGACCTACGGCGAAGACCCGCACGTCTGCGCCGAGATCGGCCTGGCCGCCATTCGCGGCTTCCAGGGCGCGACCCTGCCCCTGGCCAAGGACAAGGTCTTCGTCACCCTCAAGCACATGACCGGCCATGGCCAGCCCGAGAACGGCACCAATGTCGGCCCGGCCCAGATCGCCGAGCGCACCCTGCGCGAGAATTTCTTCCCGCCGTTCGAACGCGCGGTGAAGGAGCTGCCGGTCCGCGCGGTCATGCCCTCGTACAACGAGATCGACGGCGTGCCCTCGCACGCCAATCGCTGGCTGCTGACCAAGGTCCTGCGCGAGGAGTGGGGCTACAAGGGCTCGGTCCAGAGCGACTACTTCGCCATCAAGGAGATGATCAGCCGTCACAAGCTGACCAACGACCTGGGCGAAACCGCCGTGCGCGCCCTGCACGCCGGCGTGGATGTCGAGCTGCCCGACGGCGAGGCCTACGCCCTGATCCCCGAGCTGGTGAAGGCCGGCCGCATCCCGCAGTTCGAGGTCGACGCCGCCGTGGCGCGCGTCCTGACCATGAAGTTCGAGGGCGGCCTGTTCGAGAACCCCTATTGCGACGAGAAGACCGCCGACGCCAAGACCGCCGCGCCGGACGCCATCGCCCTGGCCCGCGAGGCCGCCCGCAAGGCCGTGGTGCTGCTGAAGAACGACAAGGGCGTGCTGCCCCTCGATGGCAAGAAGATCAAGCGCCTGGCGCTTCTCGGAACGCACGCCAAGGACACGCCGATCGGCGGCTACTCGGACGTTCCGCGCCACGTGGTGTCGATCCATGAAGGCCTGGCCGCCGAGGCCAAAGCGCAAGGCTTCGCCCTCGACTACGCCGAGGCCGTGCGCATCACCGAGCAGCGCATCTGGGCGCAGGATCAGGTCAACTTCACCGATCCGGCCGTCAACGCCAAACTCATCGCGGAAGCCGTCGAGGTCGCCAAGAAGGCCGACGTGGTCGTCATGGTGCTGGGCGATAACGAACAGACCAGCCGCGAGGCCTGGGCCGACAACCACCTGGGCGACCGCGAGAGCCTGGACCTGGTCGGCCAGCAGAACGACCTGGCCAAGGCGATCTTCGACCTGGGCAAGCCGACCGTGGTGTTCCTGCTGAACGGTCGTCCGCTGTCGATCAACCTCTTGGCCGAGCGCGCCGACGCCATCATCGAGGGCTGGTACCTCGGCCAGGAGACCGGCGCCGCCGCCGCCGACGTGCTGTTCGGCCGCGCCAATCCGGGCGGCAAGCTGCCGGTCAGCATCGCCCGCAACGTCGGCCAGCTGCCGATCTACTACAACCGCAAGCCCACCGCGCGTCGCGGCTATCTGGGCGGCGACGTCACCCCGCTCTACCCGTTCGGCTTCGGCCTCTCGTACACGACCTTCGACATCTCGGCCCCGCGCCTGGCCAAGGCCAGGATCGGCCAGGGCGAGAGCGTCAAGGTCGAGGTCGACGTGACCAACACGGGCAAGGTCGCCGGGGACGAAGTCGTCCAGCTCTACATCCACGACGAGGAGGCCTCCGTCACCCGTCCGGTGCTGGAGCTGAAGCACTTCAAGCGCGTCACCCTGGCCCCCGGCGCCAAGACCACGGTGACCTTCGAGATCAAGCCGTCGGACCTGTGGTTCTGGAACCTCGACATGCAGCGCGTCGTCGAGCCCGGCGACTTCTCGATCCTGGTCGGCCCGAACTCGGTCGATCTGAAGAAGGCGACGCTGACGGTGGCGTGA
- a CDS encoding 2OG-Fe dioxygenase family protein — MSARDALAADGFVRFEGPETLALLGAEAEASWKAFADSWNDLPLDGFMADGGRYRRRRFAAFAVSLDAIVRKPHQPHWQSRDYNPLNGGVQRWFEPVTEAIADHPVTRGVIAAGLELFQPLTADPPEAWHVELHQFRIEARADMAGLPTPEGAHRDGVDWVIVMLVDRRNVDSGVTDIYAPDGTSLGSFTLTAPGDMVCVDDHRVLHGVTAIRPLNPALPAIRDVLVATFRRPDERDE; from the coding sequence GTGAGCGCGCGCGACGCGCTGGCCGCCGACGGCTTCGTCCGCTTCGAAGGCCCCGAGACGCTGGCGCTGCTGGGCGCCGAGGCGGAGGCCAGCTGGAAAGCGTTCGCCGACAGCTGGAACGACCTCCCCCTGGACGGCTTCATGGCCGACGGCGGCCGCTATCGCCGGCGGCGGTTCGCGGCCTTCGCGGTCTCGCTCGACGCCATCGTCCGCAAGCCGCACCAGCCGCACTGGCAGAGCCGCGACTACAACCCGCTGAACGGCGGCGTGCAGCGCTGGTTCGAGCCGGTGACCGAGGCGATCGCCGACCATCCGGTGACGCGCGGCGTGATCGCGGCGGGCCTTGAGCTCTTCCAGCCGCTGACCGCCGATCCGCCCGAGGCGTGGCATGTCGAGCTGCACCAGTTTCGCATCGAGGCCCGCGCCGACATGGCCGGCCTGCCGACGCCCGAGGGCGCGCACCGCGACGGCGTCGACTGGGTGATCGTCATGCTGGTCGACCGCCGCAACGTCGACAGCGGCGTCACCGACATCTACGCGCCGGACGGAACGAGCCTGGGCTCGTTCACCCTGACCGCGCCCGGCGACATGGTCTGCGTCGACGACCACCGGGTGCTGCACGGCGTCACCGCGATCCGCCCGCTGAATCCGGCCCTGCCCGCGATCCGCGACGTGCTGGTCGCCACGTTCCGCCGCCCGGACGAAAGAGACGAGTAA
- a CDS encoding PepSY-associated TM helix domain-containing protein gives MKSAADQHRRSFWLKQLHQWHWISAAVSLIGMLAFAITGITLNHAGQIEAQPKVVSRKATLPPDLMAVLAKGPEEGKRPLPVQLEPFLDKAVGADVAGREGEWSPEEVYVALARPGGDAWLSIDRETGAIEHEKTTRGVVSLLNDLHKGRNSGKAWSWFIDIFAAACVIFTVTGLILLQFHARARPMTWPLVGLGLAAPVILVILFVHL, from the coding sequence GTGAAGTCCGCCGCCGACCAGCACCGCCGCTCCTTCTGGCTGAAGCAGCTGCACCAGTGGCACTGGATCAGCGCGGCCGTGTCGCTGATCGGCATGCTGGCCTTCGCGATCACGGGGATCACCCTGAACCACGCCGGCCAGATCGAGGCCCAGCCCAAGGTCGTCAGCCGCAAGGCGACCCTGCCGCCCGACCTGATGGCCGTGCTGGCCAAGGGCCCGGAAGAGGGCAAGCGCCCCCTGCCCGTTCAGCTTGAGCCCTTCCTCGACAAGGCCGTCGGCGCCGATGTCGCCGGCCGCGAGGGCGAGTGGTCGCCCGAAGAGGTCTATGTCGCCCTGGCCCGCCCGGGCGGCGACGCCTGGCTATCGATTGACCGCGAGACCGGCGCCATCGAGCACGAGAAAACGACGCGCGGCGTCGTCTCCCTGCTCAACGACCTGCACAAGGGCCGCAATTCCGGCAAGGCCTGGAGCTGGTTCATCGACATCTTCGCCGCCGCCTGCGTGATCTTCACGGTCACCGGCCTGATCCTGCTGCAGTTCCACGCCCGCGCGCGGCCAATGACCTGGCCCCTGGTGGGCCTGGGCCTGGCCGCGCCGGTCATCCTCGTCATCCTGTTCGTCCACCTTTGA
- a CDS encoding DUF2271 domain-containing protein: MKSKLSLLTFAGAAAAGVPALAADLNVTVEIPRLSVAEYHKPYVSIWIENPADASAAGTLAVWYDADNKEDHGAKWLKDMRQWWRKAGREMSFPADGVSGATRAPGPQKLVFAGAKGALKDLKPGQYNLVVEAAREVGGHEAVRVPFTWGKPGKPATAKGSAELGAVTVSVK; encoded by the coding sequence GTGAAGTCCAAGCTTTCGCTGCTCACCTTTGCCGGCGCCGCCGCGGCCGGCGTCCCCGCCCTCGCCGCCGACCTCAACGTCACGGTCGAGATCCCGCGCCTGTCGGTCGCCGAGTACCACAAGCCCTACGTCTCGATCTGGATCGAGAACCCGGCCGACGCCAGCGCCGCCGGCACCCTGGCCGTCTGGTACGACGCCGACAACAAGGAAGACCACGGCGCCAAGTGGCTGAAGGACATGCGCCAGTGGTGGCGCAAGGCCGGCCGCGAGATGAGCTTCCCCGCCGACGGCGTCAGCGGCGCGACCCGCGCGCCCGGCCCGCAAAAGCTGGTCTTCGCCGGCGCCAAGGGCGCCCTGAAGGACCTCAAGCCTGGCCAGTACAACCTAGTGGTCGAGGCCGCCCGCGAAGTCGGCGGCCACGAGGCCGTCCGCGTGCCCTTCACTTGGGGCAAGCCCGGCAAGCCCGCCACCGCCAAGGGTTCCGCCGAACTCGGCGCCGTCACCGTCTCCGTGAAGTGA
- a CDS encoding DUF4198 domain-containing protein yields MRKAMTFKKRLLAVAAVSVALALPMSASAHRGWLLPAFTTLSGDNAWVTVDAAISNELFYPDHRAMRPDGIQVLGPDGAADKIQNASTGQYRSTFDVQLTKPGTYKIFTASNSVMASWTENGEVKRFRGSAEDFAKQVPAGAADLKTIKMASRNETFVTRDKPSTGALAPTGKGLELVPVTNPTDVVATEPATFKFVLDGKPAADLEVTFIPGGARWRATPGEIKVKTGADGAVKFTLPEAGMYWVNATVRSGETGRGPGGGEGGPPRPAGAQGGPGGAPGGMPGMGGAPQGPATPLAGNGMSASYTAVIEAQRP; encoded by the coding sequence GTGAGAAAAGCCATGACCTTCAAGAAGCGCCTTCTCGCCGTCGCCGCTGTCAGCGTGGCCCTGGCCCTGCCGATGTCGGCCTCGGCCCACCGAGGCTGGCTGCTGCCGGCCTTCACCACCCTGTCGGGCGACAACGCCTGGGTGACGGTCGATGCGGCCATCTCCAACGAGCTCTTCTATCCCGACCACCGGGCCATGCGTCCCGACGGGATCCAGGTGCTGGGTCCGGACGGCGCGGCCGACAAGATCCAGAACGCCTCGACCGGCCAGTACCGCTCGACCTTCGACGTCCAGCTGACCAAGCCGGGCACGTACAAGATCTTCACGGCCAGCAACTCGGTCATGGCCAGCTGGACCGAGAACGGCGAGGTCAAGCGCTTCCGCGGTTCGGCCGAGGACTTCGCCAAGCAGGTCCCGGCCGGCGCCGCCGACCTCAAGACCATCAAGATGGCCAGCCGCAACGAGACCTTCGTCACCCGCGACAAGCCCTCGACCGGCGCCCTGGCGCCGACCGGCAAGGGCCTGGAGCTGGTCCCGGTGACCAACCCGACCGACGTGGTGGCCACCGAGCCCGCGACCTTCAAGTTCGTGCTGGACGGCAAGCCGGCCGCCGACCTGGAAGTCACTTTCATCCCCGGCGGCGCCCGCTGGCGCGCCACGCCCGGCGAGATCAAGGTCAAGACCGGCGCCGACGGCGCGGTGAAGTTCACCCTGCCGGAAGCGGGCATGTACTGGGTCAACGCCACGGTCCGCTCGGGCGAGACCGGCCGCGGTCCTGGCGGCGGCGAAGGCGGCCCGCCGCGTCCGGCTGGCGCCCAGGGCGGCCCCGGCGGCGCTCCGGGCGGCATGCCCGGCATGGGCGGCGCTCCGCAAGGCCCCGCCACGCCGCTCGCCGGCAACGGCATGAGCGCCAGCTACACCGCCGTCATCGAAGCCCAGCGGCCGTAA